A genomic region of Zea mays cultivar B73 chromosome 6, Zm-B73-REFERENCE-NAM-5.0, whole genome shotgun sequence contains the following coding sequences:
- the LOC100192872 gene encoding Elongation factor 1-gamma 2 — MALVLHSGAGNKNAFKALIAAEYSGIKVELTKDFEMGVSNKTPEFLKMNPLGKVPVLETPDGPVFESNAIARYVARLKDDNPLFGSSRIEQAHVEQWMDFAATEVDPGVAWYLYPRLGYLPYVSTTEETAISSLKRSLGALNTHLASNTYLVGHAVTLADIVMTCNLYHGIARILTKTFTSDFPHVERYFWTMVNQPNFKKVIGEVKQAESAPPIPKKAAPSKEPKAKDVKKEAPKEAPKPKVVEAPAEEEAPKPKPKNPLDLLPPSKMVLDDWKRLYSNTKTNFREVAIKGFWDMYDPEGYSLWFCDYKYNDENTVSFVTLNKVGGFLQRMDLCRKYAFGKMLVIGSEPPFKLKGLWLFRGQDVPKFVMDEVYDMELYEWTKVDISDEAQKERVNAMIEDQEPFEGEALLDAKCFK; from the exons ATGGCGCTC GTATTGCATAGTGGGGCTGGAAACAAGAATGCCTTCAAAGCACTTATTGCTGCAGAATACAGTGGGATCAAGGTTGAGTTGACCAAGGATTTTGAGATGGGTGTCTCCAACAAGACCCCTGAGTTTCTTAAGATGAACCCCCTTGGGAAG GTTCCTGTTCTGGAGACTCCTGATGGCCCTGTTTTTGAGAGTAATGCTATCGCACGCTATG TTGCTCGCTTGAAGGATGACAACCCTCTTTTTGGGTCTTCCCGTATTGAACAA GCCCACGTTGAGCAATGGATGGATTTTGCCGCAACAGAAGTTGATCCTGGTGTTGCATGGTACTTGTATCCAAGGCTTGGGTACCTCCCTTATGTTAGCACA ACTGAGGAAACAGCTATTTCTTCATTGAAGAGGTCGCTTGGTGCTCTGAACACACACCTTGCTTCAAACACATACCTTGTTGGGCATGCTGTTACTCTAGCTGACATTGTAATGACATGCAACCTCTACCATGGAATTGCACGGATCTTGACCAAGACCTTCACGTCTGATTTCCCTCATGTCGAGAGGTATTTCTGGACCATGGTTAACCAGCCTAACTTCAAGAAGGTCATTGGTGAGGTCAAGCAGGCAGAGTCTGCACCTCCTATTCCGAAAAAGGCTGCTCCTTCTAAGGAGCCAAAGGCAAAGGATGTCAAGAAGGAGGCTCCAAAGGAGGCCCCCAAGCCAAAGGTGGTTGAGGCACCAGCAGAAGAGGAAGCACCAAAGCCAAAGCCAAAGAATCCTCTTGACTTGCTGCCACCAAGCAAGATGGTCCTTGATGACTGGAAGAGGCTATACTCAAACACAAAGACTAACTTCCGGGAGGTTGCCATCAAAG GTTTCTGGGACATGTACGACCCAGAGGGCTACTCTTTGTGGTTCTGTGACTACAAGTACAATGATGAGAACACCGTCTCCTTTGTGACCCTGAACAAGGTTGGTGGATTCCTGCAGCGGATGGACCTGTGCCGCAAGTACGCCTTTGGGAAGATGCTCGTGATAGGCTCTGAGCCACCCTTCAAGCTGAAGGGCCTTTGGCTCTTCCGTGGCCAGGATGTTCCCAAGTTTGTAATGGACGAGGTCTATGACATGGAGCTCTACGAGTGGACCAAGGTGGACATCTCTGATGAGGCCCAGAAGGAGCGTGTCAATGCGATGATTGAGGACCAGGAGCCCTTTGAGGGCGAGGCCTTGCTTGACGCGAAATGCTTCAAGTGA